One stretch of Saccharopolyspora erythraea DNA includes these proteins:
- a CDS encoding formylglycine-generating enzyme family protein — MTEPELKSCCAPPTGRAARAVEVDAVETCDPPRRAGDLVRLDGGEFLMGSEDAHAYPGDGEGPVRAVRLEAFRISRTAVSNVEFGEFVAATGYRTEAERWGWSFVFAGLLPDDFPPTRGVAATPWWRQVEGADWRHPEGPGSDVDERGDHPVVHVSWSDARAYCAWAGLRLPTEAEWEYAARGGLAGRAFPWGDELEPGGRHLMNVWQGEFPRRNTRADGWLGTCPVDAFPPNGFGLHNTTGNAWEWCADWFDPGHRTRRSARGGSYLCHDSYCRRYRVSARQGLTPDSTTGNTGFRCALDA; from the coding sequence ATGACTGAGCCGGAGCTGAAGTCCTGCTGCGCGCCGCCGACCGGCCGGGCCGCGCGCGCGGTGGAGGTCGACGCCGTCGAGACCTGCGATCCCCCGCGCCGCGCGGGCGACCTGGTGCGGCTGGACGGTGGTGAGTTCCTGATGGGCAGCGAGGACGCGCACGCCTACCCCGGCGACGGGGAGGGGCCGGTCCGCGCGGTGCGGCTGGAGGCTTTCCGCATCAGCCGCACCGCGGTGTCCAATGTGGAGTTCGGCGAGTTCGTCGCGGCCACCGGCTACCGCACCGAGGCCGAGCGGTGGGGCTGGTCGTTCGTCTTCGCCGGTCTGCTGCCCGACGACTTCCCGCCGACCCGCGGCGTGGCGGCCACGCCCTGGTGGCGGCAGGTCGAGGGCGCCGACTGGCGCCACCCCGAAGGACCGGGGTCCGATGTGGACGAGCGCGGTGACCACCCCGTCGTGCACGTGTCCTGGTCCGACGCCCGCGCCTACTGCGCCTGGGCCGGACTGCGGCTGCCGACCGAGGCCGAGTGGGAGTACGCCGCCCGCGGCGGCCTCGCCGGCCGGGCGTTCCCGTGGGGCGACGAGCTGGAGCCGGGCGGGCGGCACCTGATGAACGTCTGGCAGGGCGAGTTCCCGCGGCGCAACACCCGCGCCGACGGCTGGCTCGGCACCTGCCCGGTCGACGCGTTCCCGCCCAACGGCTTCGGGCTGCACAACACCACGGGCAACGCGTGGGAGTGGTGCGCCGACTGGTTCGACCCCGGTCACCGGACGCGCCGCAGTGCCCGCGGTGGCTCGTACCTGTGCCACGACTCCTACTGCCGCCGCTACCGGGTGTCGGCCCGCCAGGGGCTCACGCCCGACTCCACCACCGGCAATACTGGGTTCCGTTGTGCCCTGGACGCGTGA
- a CDS encoding LysR family transcriptional regulator codes for MERRELEYFLAIAESGSFTAAAQALHVAQPSLSHAIGTLENKLGGKVFHRLPHGVALTTAGEALVEPARQVMRDLSTATDSVRRVLGLSAGRLDIVAQTTLAVDPLAELLGAFLRSHPKVAVRVSDPELGSDVTGSVRTGECELGMADSTVDAVGDLENIVLEGREIFAVLPAGAAPAERTRLGVAELAELDWVTTPEGTATREVIDHTVSAQGASPRVAVETAHQAMVVPLVLAGAGATLLPRSLARDAAERGAAVLPLRPRVIRRGVLFWRRGPLSPAAGEFVRLVMSQASRGSADPRRG; via the coding sequence ATGGAGCGCAGGGAACTGGAGTACTTCCTGGCCATCGCCGAGAGCGGCAGCTTCACCGCCGCGGCCCAGGCGCTGCACGTGGCCCAGCCGTCGCTGTCGCACGCCATCGGCACGCTGGAGAACAAGCTCGGCGGCAAGGTCTTCCACCGGCTGCCGCACGGCGTCGCGCTCACCACCGCGGGCGAGGCGCTGGTGGAGCCTGCCAGGCAGGTCATGCGCGACCTCAGCACCGCCACCGACTCGGTGCGCCGGGTGCTCGGCCTGTCGGCCGGGCGGCTGGACATCGTCGCGCAGACGACGCTGGCCGTCGACCCGCTCGCCGAGCTGCTCGGCGCCTTCCTGCGCAGTCACCCGAAGGTGGCGGTGCGGGTGTCGGATCCCGAGCTCGGCTCCGACGTCACCGGCTCGGTGCGCACCGGTGAGTGCGAGCTCGGCATGGCCGACTCCACCGTGGACGCCGTCGGCGACCTGGAGAACATCGTGCTGGAGGGCCGCGAGATCTTCGCCGTGCTCCCGGCGGGCGCGGCCCCGGCCGAGCGCACCCGGCTGGGCGTGGCCGAGCTGGCCGAGCTGGACTGGGTCACCACACCGGAGGGCACCGCGACCCGCGAAGTCATCGACCACACGGTCAGCGCGCAGGGCGCGAGTCCTCGCGTGGCGGTCGAGACGGCGCACCAGGCCATGGTCGTGCCGCTGGTGCTGGCGGGCGCGGGCGCGACGCTGCTGCCCCGCTCGCTCGCCCGCGACGCCGCCGAGCGCGGGGCGGCCGTGCTGCCGCTGCGCCCCAGGGTCATCCGGCGCGGGGTGCTGTTCTGGCGCCGCGGGCCGCTCTCGCCCGCCGCGGGCGAGTTCGTCCGGCTGGTGATGTCGCAGGCGAGCCGAGGTTCCGCCGACCCGCGCCGCGGCTGA
- a CDS encoding MFS transporter, whose translation MKLDAIEDAPVSGFHRKLLVACCGGPLLDGYLLSIIGVALVGITDEMRLSTTSSALVGVVALVGMFLGGLTIGPLTDRLGRRSMYTIDLAVLLVASVLCVFVTEAWQLVVLRFVVGFAVGADYPIATALLAEWFPRAQRARALGGVIVAWYLGALLSYVVGFAITEVAGPGGWRWVLGSAAVVSAVVLVLRHGTPESPRWLVDQGRAEEAATLVHRVLRVPVTADDLIASRERAAVERGGLRELFRGIYLRRALFVSVFYTCQVIPMWAMYLFGPQMLAAFGLDSQNLSNLGSALISALFLLGCVPAMRLLETAGRRRTIIWSFALMAVPLAVLGWWPAAPVAAVIVCFSLYAFFAGAPGILEWLYPNELFPTSIRASAVGLAVALSRIGAAVGTYLVPLSLESLGTSATMYIGTAITLVGLLACVLWAEETKGLSLAQASGGEVPERKDQASAV comes from the coding sequence ATGAAACTCGACGCAATCGAAGACGCACCCGTGAGCGGGTTCCACCGCAAGCTGCTGGTCGCCTGCTGCGGAGGACCGCTGCTCGACGGATACCTGCTGAGCATCATCGGCGTCGCTTTGGTAGGCATCACCGACGAGATGCGGCTGAGCACGACGTCCTCGGCACTGGTCGGGGTGGTCGCCCTGGTCGGCATGTTCCTGGGCGGGCTGACCATCGGCCCGCTGACCGACCGCCTGGGCCGCCGTTCGATGTACACCATCGACCTCGCCGTCCTGCTCGTCGCGTCGGTGCTGTGCGTGTTCGTCACCGAGGCGTGGCAGCTCGTCGTGCTGCGGTTCGTCGTCGGTTTCGCCGTCGGAGCCGACTACCCCATCGCCACCGCACTGCTCGCGGAGTGGTTTCCGCGCGCACAGCGGGCGCGCGCGCTGGGCGGCGTGATCGTCGCCTGGTACCTCGGCGCCCTGCTGTCCTACGTGGTCGGGTTCGCCATCACCGAGGTCGCCGGTCCAGGCGGGTGGCGCTGGGTGCTGGGCAGCGCGGCGGTGGTGAGCGCGGTCGTGCTCGTCCTGCGCCACGGGACACCGGAGTCGCCGCGCTGGCTGGTCGACCAGGGACGGGCCGAGGAGGCGGCGACGCTGGTCCACCGGGTGCTGCGGGTGCCGGTCACCGCCGACGACCTGATCGCCTCGCGCGAGCGGGCCGCGGTCGAACGCGGCGGGCTGCGCGAGCTGTTCCGGGGCATCTACCTGCGCCGCGCGCTGTTCGTGTCGGTCTTCTACACCTGCCAGGTCATCCCGATGTGGGCGATGTACCTGTTCGGGCCTCAGATGCTGGCCGCGTTCGGGCTGGACTCGCAGAACCTCAGCAACCTCGGGTCCGCGCTGATCAGCGCGCTGTTCCTGCTCGGCTGCGTGCCTGCGATGCGGCTGCTGGAGACGGCCGGACGCAGGCGCACCATCATCTGGTCCTTCGCGCTGATGGCCGTCCCGCTCGCGGTGCTCGGCTGGTGGCCCGCGGCCCCGGTGGCCGCGGTGATCGTCTGCTTCAGCCTCTACGCCTTCTTCGCAGGAGCCCCGGGAATCCTGGAATGGCTCTACCCCAACGAGCTGTTCCCCACCTCGATCCGCGCGTCGGCGGTGGGCCTGGCCGTCGCGCTGAGCCGGATCGGTGCCGCCGTCGGCACCTACCTGGTGCCGCTGTCGCTGGAGAGCCTGGGCACCTCGGCCACCATGTACATCGGCACCGCGATCACCCTGGTCGGCCTGCTCGCCTGCGTGCTGTGGGCCGAGGAGACCAAGGGGCTGTCGCTGGCCCAGGCCAGCGGCGGCGAGGTGCCGGAGCGCAAGGACCAGGCGAGCGCGGTGTGA
- a CDS encoding arylsulfatase has product MGDADISRERLPIPDAAVPTATSLDVHEQDPPFEPVPPVRPPQGAPNVVVVLLDDMGFGAPSTFGGPCRMPTADRLAEGGLRYGRFHVTAICSPTRQALLTGRNHHSVGMGVTTEMASSAPGYNGIRPRSAATLAQVLRGNGYNTAAFGKWHQTPARDVSAAGPFDRWPTGEGFEKFYGFLCAEMNHWYPVLFDGTTAVEPSRRPEDGYHLSEDLVDHAIDWVRDQRSLKPDNPFFVYLPFGATHAPYHVPREYRDRYRGKFDHGWDAQREITLRRQKELGVVPQDAELAPWADGVPHWDELSETEQRSAAALMELYAGFAEHTDDQVGRLVDALDELDALEDTLFIYILGDNGASAEGGLGGTLNEHRFASGIPDSPEFILDNLDALGDATTHAHYPVGWALAMNTPYQWTKQVASHFGGTRDGMVVHWPRGIEERAGIRQQFHHVIDIVPTVLEAAGIPQPSEVDGIAQKPIEGTSMLYSFNAADAPDRHRLQYFEMVGNRGIYHDGWMAVTRHGTPWEMVQGEQRRYFDDDEWELYDTAVDWTQARDVSAEHPGRLNELKQLFLVEAAKYNVFPLDDRMTERENPREAGRLDLMGDRRSVTFHAGAKRLTEETAPNVKNRSHSVTARVEAGEDGAAGVVTAQGGRFGGWSVYFHQGRLCYAYNYFGLEVHTARASQPLPPGVHEVRMDFAYDGGGVGKGGTATLHVDGAQVGEVVVPRTIPYYFAFDETFDVGCDRASPVTDDYPVVDNRFTGTLHWVRVDLGDDLCDDVGTERERSRFKAAHD; this is encoded by the coding sequence ATGGGCGACGCGGACATCTCCCGCGAACGTCTCCCGATTCCCGATGCCGCCGTGCCCACCGCCACGTCCCTGGACGTGCACGAGCAGGACCCGCCCTTCGAACCGGTGCCGCCGGTGCGGCCACCGCAGGGCGCCCCCAACGTCGTGGTCGTGCTCCTGGACGACATGGGCTTCGGCGCTCCGAGCACGTTCGGCGGCCCCTGCCGGATGCCCACCGCCGACCGCCTCGCCGAGGGCGGCTTGCGCTACGGCCGTTTCCACGTCACCGCGATCTGCTCCCCCACCCGCCAGGCACTGCTGACCGGGCGCAACCACCACTCGGTGGGCATGGGCGTGACCACCGAGATGGCCAGCTCCGCTCCCGGCTACAACGGGATCCGCCCGCGCAGCGCGGCAACCCTCGCCCAGGTCCTGCGCGGCAACGGCTACAACACCGCGGCGTTCGGCAAGTGGCACCAGACCCCCGCGCGCGACGTCAGCGCGGCCGGTCCCTTCGACCGCTGGCCCACCGGCGAGGGCTTCGAGAAGTTCTACGGATTCCTGTGCGCCGAGATGAACCACTGGTACCCGGTGCTGTTCGACGGCACGACCGCGGTGGAGCCGTCGCGGCGTCCGGAGGACGGCTACCACCTGTCCGAGGACCTGGTCGACCACGCGATCGACTGGGTGCGCGACCAGCGGAGCCTCAAGCCCGACAACCCGTTCTTCGTGTACCTGCCCTTCGGCGCCACCCACGCGCCCTACCACGTCCCCCGCGAGTACCGGGACCGCTACCGCGGAAAGTTCGACCACGGCTGGGACGCCCAGCGCGAGATCACGCTGCGCAGGCAGAAGGAGCTGGGCGTGGTGCCGCAGGACGCCGAACTGGCGCCGTGGGCCGACGGCGTGCCGCACTGGGACGAGCTGTCGGAGACCGAGCAGCGCTCGGCCGCGGCGCTCATGGAGCTCTACGCCGGGTTCGCCGAGCACACCGACGACCAGGTCGGCCGCCTCGTCGACGCGCTCGATGAGCTCGACGCGCTGGAGGACACCCTGTTCATCTACATCCTCGGCGACAACGGCGCGTCGGCCGAGGGCGGCCTGGGCGGCACGCTCAACGAGCACCGCTTCGCCAGCGGCATCCCCGACAGCCCCGAGTTCATCCTCGACAACCTCGACGCGCTCGGCGACGCCACGACCCACGCGCACTACCCGGTGGGCTGGGCGCTGGCGATGAACACGCCCTACCAGTGGACCAAGCAGGTCGCCTCGCACTTCGGCGGCACCCGCGACGGGATGGTGGTGCACTGGCCCCGCGGGATCGAGGAGCGCGCCGGCATCCGCCAGCAGTTCCACCACGTGATCGACATCGTGCCGACCGTGCTGGAGGCGGCGGGCATCCCGCAGCCCTCGGAGGTCGACGGCATCGCCCAGAAGCCGATCGAGGGCACCAGCATGCTCTACAGCTTCAACGCCGCCGACGCGCCGGACCGCCACCGCCTGCAGTACTTCGAGATGGTCGGCAACCGGGGCATCTACCACGACGGCTGGATGGCGGTGACCCGCCACGGCACCCCGTGGGAGATGGTGCAGGGCGAGCAGCGCCGCTACTTCGACGACGACGAGTGGGAGCTCTACGACACCGCGGTGGACTGGACCCAGGCGCGCGACGTCTCGGCCGAGCACCCGGGGCGGCTCAACGAGCTCAAGCAGCTCTTCCTCGTCGAGGCGGCCAAGTACAACGTCTTCCCGCTCGACGACCGGATGACCGAACGGGAGAACCCCCGGGAGGCCGGTCGGCTCGACCTGATGGGAGACCGCCGCTCGGTGACCTTCCACGCCGGGGCCAAGCGGCTGACCGAGGAGACCGCGCCCAACGTCAAGAACCGATCGCACTCGGTGACCGCGCGCGTCGAGGCCGGTGAGGACGGCGCGGCGGGCGTGGTCACCGCGCAGGGCGGGCGCTTCGGCGGGTGGTCGGTGTACTTCCACCAGGGCAGGCTCTGCTACGCCTACAACTACTTCGGTCTGGAGGTGCACACCGCGCGGGCGAGCCAACCGCTGCCGCCCGGGGTGCACGAGGTGCGGATGGACTTCGCCTACGACGGCGGCGGAGTCGGCAAGGGGGGCACCGCGACGTTGCACGTCGACGGCGCGCAGGTGGGCGAGGTGGTGGTGCCCAGGACCATTCCCTACTACTTCGCCTTCGACGAGACCTTCGACGTCGGCTGCGACCGGGCCTCTCCGGTCACCGACGACTACCCGGTGGTGGACAACCGGTTCACCGGAACCCTGCACTGGGTGCGCGTCGACCTCGGCGACGACCTCTGCGACGACGTCGGCACCGAACGCGAGCGCAGCCGCTTCAAGGCAGCCCATGACTGA
- a CDS encoding amidohydrolase family protein encodes MLTDDIPLLDQHCHGVRTADLDRHSFELLMTEAERLGRDRSPFDSMLGVSLRRLCAPVLGLDRHAEAGDYLARRADLGWLTVTRRLLGASGTRTWLVDTGLTTLPLTSPAEFAVLADGQAREVVRLEAVAERVAAGGVAAADLADAVERELRAQAANAVGFKSIAAYRGGLALPDRRPDTASVVRAASRWLSSGSGRLDDRDLLAWLAHVGAGIGAELGLPLQFHTGFGDPDLHLREADPLALTDFLRSTSGTGATVVLLHCWPHHRNAAYLAHVFDHVLVDLGLTIPHVGARAGAVLAETLEIAPWRAVCFSSDGYGLPELHHLGAALWRERCGRLVDEWLADDVLTARDAERLVTGIAGANAARAYGLDWPPA; translated from the coding sequence TTGCTGACTGACGACATACCGCTGCTCGACCAGCACTGCCACGGGGTGCGGACCGCGGACCTGGACCGGCACTCGTTCGAGCTGCTGATGACCGAAGCGGAGCGGCTCGGACGGGACCGCAGCCCGTTCGACTCGATGCTCGGCGTGTCGTTGCGGCGGCTGTGCGCACCGGTGCTCGGCCTGGACCGGCACGCCGAAGCCGGCGACTACCTGGCGCGCCGCGCCGACCTCGGCTGGCTCACCGTGACCCGGCGGCTGCTGGGTGCATCGGGTACCAGGACGTGGTTGGTCGACACCGGTCTCACGACCCTGCCGCTCACGTCCCCCGCCGAGTTCGCGGTGCTCGCCGACGGGCAGGCACGCGAGGTGGTGCGGCTGGAGGCTGTGGCCGAACGGGTCGCGGCAGGCGGAGTCGCCGCGGCGGACCTGGCCGACGCGGTGGAACGTGAACTGCGCGCACAGGCGGCGAACGCGGTCGGGTTCAAGAGCATCGCCGCCTACCGCGGTGGTCTGGCCCTGCCCGACCGGCGGCCGGACACCGCGAGCGTCGTCAGAGCGGCGTCGCGGTGGCTCTCCAGCGGCAGCGGCCGCCTCGACGATCGCGACCTGCTCGCGTGGCTCGCGCACGTGGGCGCCGGGATCGGCGCGGAGCTGGGTCTGCCGCTGCAGTTCCACACCGGCTTCGGCGATCCCGACCTGCACCTGCGCGAGGCCGACCCGCTGGCGCTGACCGACTTCCTGCGGTCCACGTCCGGCACCGGGGCGACCGTCGTCCTGCTGCACTGCTGGCCGCACCACCGCAACGCCGCCTACCTCGCCCACGTCTTCGACCACGTGCTGGTGGACCTCGGCCTGACCATCCCGCACGTCGGCGCCCGCGCCGGCGCGGTGCTGGCCGAGACCCTGGAAATCGCGCCCTGGCGCGCGGTGTGTTTCTCCTCCGACGGCTATGGTCTGCCCGAACTGCACCACCTCGGCGCGGCCCTGTGGCGCGAACGGTGCGGGCGCCTGGTCGACGAATGGCTCGCCGATGACGTGCTCACCGCGCGCGACGCGGAACGGCTGGTCACCGGCATCGCCGGTGCGAACGCGGCCCGCGCGTACGGCCTCGACTGGCCGCCGGCCTGA
- a CDS encoding CHAT domain-containing protein yields MAGDADPFQESLELADRLLERARRTDGVDDLGAVVEHAQRALDSLDGCDARRVGPLYQLGLAHALRHERTGSVDDLRAAIRRMRAVRDGLADDDPHRPEVCARTGLLVSRYVGVSEGDRGDVDEAIRDLTAAGEADRGVLVRYALGILHAVRYTGFAGDQQDRETGIELLSELIERSETDAATADACRMTVAHLLLSRGTPVELRGRRPTLTGVGGLGLEATPEEIATARRHLESLTGTQDRDLAGMRSALELLVSSARGQIDLTAPEPGRALTDFEEMLSRIPDNGLDAGERDAIRAAVRGIQAHAAGSGDDLADGIAEAMAGLPAGHLMREFLVGLLRPGEPGLAESGDLERIGRSSATAVAALERALERLPADDPDRAAVLTRLVGALMANTSVNRGSMTRIRALAAEAIERGRADDENTGLNHAMLALASVFPEDSTPGLDQMDTAVEHLREAARLLPDGHALRDKLRTMLGTILLTRYARGSEAENVDAAAHYLRQETFDSHLAAFNEAHIRFAGYLRRPDSETARQVVRDLRRVIEELPEGHYLRRRAASTLSVVHAAEGFRVRGTDMGELSAEIGSALAEAGTPPPEALDFPTEALFTALGGIGRAMAENDLAGVDRGIALLGSVAGRADLHHHERLSAIGSLGMALRTRYEFTRDRRDLSNAIDRLEQARRMLRDDPGALEGALLLNSLADCYRARGDTARKDPQRAVRDGLESLRARARDVLLQSSALRALNAAGAALGEAASVARWCLAAGQPENAVEALELGRGMVLHAATVDAGVPAMLRESGQNGLADRWEREAAESGPQPWDVPDRPPGPVRDLVGAPLPSDLRYRVLEALEGHGAQTRLLSPPAVAEIAAALRATDTRALVYLVPAGEREPGIAVLVTDGGEVRRLRCPLLTAADGSPVDRFDRLQRERASGPVSGELDRRWRQALGEICDWAWTAVLGQVLDTVSVERRGRPSRIVLVPVGKLGAVPWHAARHPVPGGGVRYAFQDAVVRYAASARQFAETARRRRRAWDSEPALVRVAGSGLLWASEEIEDIHRRHYSHGVYLGRRRRGGRRAPAPRPDDVRALLPSASSPGASLLHLGCHADLAAVPVDSALRLGTGSALQVQDILRQARDRPADAPGGLVVLAACASDLTGREHDEALTLATAFLTAGAAGVVGARWNVDDLPTALIMIMFHHYLNSGYDDPATALRAAQAWMVDPRRVLPGGVGARLAPELATIDPAEPGNWAAFTYQGR; encoded by the coding sequence ATGGCGGGCGACGCGGACCCCTTCCAGGAGTCGCTCGAACTCGCCGATCGGCTGCTGGAGCGGGCGCGGCGCACCGACGGCGTCGACGACCTGGGCGCGGTGGTCGAGCACGCGCAACGCGCGCTGGATTCCCTGGACGGCTGCGACGCCCGCCGCGTGGGACCGCTCTACCAGCTCGGGCTCGCCCACGCGCTCCGCCACGAGCGCACCGGTTCGGTCGACGACCTCCGGGCCGCCATCCGGCGGATGCGCGCGGTGCGCGACGGCCTGGCCGACGACGACCCGCACCGGCCGGAGGTCTGCGCTCGCACGGGGCTGCTGGTCAGCCGGTACGTGGGGGTGTCCGAGGGCGACCGCGGCGACGTCGACGAGGCCATCCGCGACCTGACCGCGGCGGGCGAGGCCGACAGGGGCGTCCTCGTCCGCTACGCCCTCGGGATCCTGCACGCCGTGCGCTACACCGGTTTCGCGGGGGATCAGCAGGATCGAGAGACGGGGATCGAGCTGCTCTCCGAGCTGATCGAACGGTCCGAGACCGACGCCGCGACCGCCGACGCGTGCCGGATGACCGTGGCGCACCTGCTGCTGAGCCGCGGCACCCCGGTGGAGCTGCGCGGGCGCCGGCCGACGCTCACCGGCGTCGGCGGACTGGGCCTGGAGGCGACGCCGGAGGAGATCGCGACCGCCCGGCGGCATCTGGAATCCCTGACAGGGACCCAGGACCGCGACCTCGCCGGCATGCGCTCGGCGCTCGAGCTGCTGGTGTCGTCGGCCAGGGGGCAGATCGACCTCACAGCACCGGAGCCCGGCCGTGCGCTGACCGACTTCGAAGAGATGCTCTCGCGGATCCCGGACAACGGTCTCGACGCCGGTGAACGCGACGCGATCCGCGCGGCCGTGCGCGGAATCCAGGCTCATGCCGCAGGTTCCGGCGACGACCTGGCCGACGGGATCGCCGAGGCCATGGCCGGGCTGCCCGCCGGGCACCTGATGCGCGAGTTCCTGGTCGGCTTGCTGCGACCCGGTGAGCCGGGGCTCGCGGAGTCGGGTGACCTGGAGCGGATCGGCCGCAGCAGCGCGACCGCCGTCGCCGCCCTGGAACGGGCGCTGGAGCGGCTGCCCGCCGACGATCCCGACCGCGCCGCGGTGCTGACGCGGTTGGTGGGGGCGCTGATGGCCAACACCTCGGTGAACCGCGGATCCATGACACGCATCCGCGCGCTCGCGGCGGAAGCGATCGAACGCGGCCGCGCCGACGACGAGAACACCGGTCTCAACCACGCGATGCTCGCTCTGGCCTCGGTCTTCCCGGAGGACTCGACGCCGGGGCTGGACCAGATGGACACCGCGGTCGAGCACCTGCGAGAAGCCGCCCGGTTGCTTCCTGACGGGCACGCGCTGCGGGACAAACTGCGCACGATGCTCGGGACGATCCTGCTGACCCGGTACGCGCGTGGCAGTGAGGCGGAGAACGTCGACGCCGCGGCCCACTACCTGAGACAGGAAACGTTCGACTCGCATCTCGCCGCGTTCAACGAGGCGCACATCCGCTTCGCGGGGTACCTGCGCCGGCCGGATTCGGAGACCGCGCGCCAGGTGGTCCGCGATCTGCGGCGTGTGATCGAGGAGCTTCCCGAGGGCCACTACCTGCGGCGGCGCGCTGCCAGCACGCTGAGCGTGGTGCACGCGGCCGAAGGCTTCCGGGTTCGGGGGACCGACATGGGGGAGCTCAGCGCGGAGATCGGCAGCGCGCTCGCCGAGGCGGGCACCCCGCCACCGGAGGCCCTCGACTTCCCGACCGAAGCGTTGTTCACCGCCCTCGGGGGGATCGGGCGGGCGATGGCCGAGAACGACCTGGCGGGCGTCGACCGCGGCATAGCGCTGCTGGGTTCGGTGGCAGGTCGTGCCGACCTGCACCACCACGAGCGCTTGTCGGCGATCGGCAGCCTGGGCATGGCACTTCGCACCCGCTACGAGTTCACCCGGGACCGGCGCGATCTCAGCAATGCCATTGACCGGCTCGAACAGGCGCGGCGGATGCTCCGGGACGACCCGGGCGCGCTGGAAGGGGCGCTGCTGCTGAACTCGCTGGCCGACTGCTACCGCGCCCGCGGCGATACGGCCAGGAAGGACCCGCAGCGCGCGGTGCGGGACGGGCTGGAGTCCCTGCGGGCGCGGGCCCGCGACGTGCTGCTGCAGTCGAGCGCCCTGCGCGCGCTGAACGCGGCCGGTGCGGCGCTCGGCGAGGCGGCGTCGGTGGCCCGCTGGTGCCTGGCGGCCGGGCAGCCCGAGAACGCGGTGGAGGCGCTGGAGCTGGGGCGGGGGATGGTGCTGCACGCGGCCACGGTCGACGCGGGTGTTCCGGCAATGCTGCGCGAGTCCGGCCAGAACGGACTCGCCGACCGGTGGGAACGCGAGGCTGCCGAGTCCGGTCCGCAGCCGTGGGACGTGCCGGATAGGCCGCCCGGCCCGGTGCGGGACCTGGTCGGCGCGCCGCTGCCCAGTGACCTGCGGTACCGGGTGCTGGAGGCGCTGGAGGGCCACGGGGCGCAGACCCGGCTGCTCTCGCCGCCCGCCGTCGCCGAGATCGCGGCCGCACTGCGTGCCACCGACACCCGGGCACTGGTCTACCTGGTCCCGGCCGGCGAGCGGGAACCGGGCATCGCGGTGCTGGTCACCGACGGCGGCGAGGTCCGAAGGCTCCGCTGCCCGCTGCTGACCGCCGCGGACGGCAGTCCGGTGGACCGGTTCGACCGGCTCCAGCGGGAGCGGGCGAGCGGACCGGTGTCCGGGGAACTGGACCGGCGGTGGAGGCAGGCTCTCGGCGAGATCTGCGACTGGGCGTGGACGGCGGTGCTCGGCCAGGTGCTCGACACGGTCTCGGTCGAGCGGCGCGGGCGTCCGAGCCGGATAGTGCTGGTGCCGGTGGGAAAGCTCGGTGCGGTCCCGTGGCACGCCGCGCGGCACCCGGTGCCCGGCGGCGGCGTCCGCTACGCCTTTCAGGACGCGGTCGTGCGCTACGCCGCGTCGGCCCGCCAGTTCGCCGAGACCGCTCGGCGCCGCAGGCGTGCCTGGGACAGCGAACCGGCGCTGGTGCGGGTGGCGGGCAGCGGCCTGCTGTGGGCGTCGGAGGAGATCGAAGACATCCACCGCAGGCACTACTCGCACGGCGTCTACCTCGGCCGCAGGCGCCGGGGTGGGAGGCGGGCCCCGGCCCCGCGGCCCGACGACGTGCGCGCCCTGCTGCCCAGCGCGAGCTCGCCGGGTGCGTCGCTGCTGCACCTGGGCTGCCACGCCGATCTCGCGGCGGTGCCGGTGGACTCCGCCCTGCGCCTGGGAACCGGTTCGGCGTTGCAGGTGCAGGACATCCTGCGGCAGGCGCGCGACCGGCCGGCCGACGCGCCGGGCGGACTGGTCGTGCTGGCCGCCTGCGCCAGCGACCTCACCGGCCGCGAGCACGACGAGGCGCTGACGCTGGCGACGGCGTTCCTGACCGCGGGAGCGGCCGGGGTCGTCGGCGCGCGGTGGAACGTGGACGACCTGCCGACCGCGCTGATCATGATCATGTTCCACCACTACCTGAACTCCGGTTACGACGACCCGGCGACGGCTCTGCGCGCGGCGCAGGCGTGGATGGTGGACCCGCGCCGCGTGCTGCCCGGAGGCGTCGGCGCGCGGCTCGCGCCGGAGCTCGCCACGATCGACCCCGCCGAACCCGGCAACTGGGCGGCGTTCACCTACCAGGGCCGGTAA